One Falsibacillus pallidus genomic window carries:
- a CDS encoding BMP family lipoprotein, which translates to MYKFLLLILSVFTLVLSGCSVKSDQAAADKKEYHIGILLSDTGLGDGSFNDSAFKGLEKARDELGFLFDYREAPNGNEEKALEELVKQGNDLIIGLGFSAQPALEAVAKKHPDQRFVLIDGMSTVKNIKSITFKEQEGSFLVGMAAAMTTKSHTIGFIGGAQAPVIQKFKNGYTAGAHYIDPNINVLVDFADTFSDDKKGTELAEKQMKNKADFLYPAAGFTGVGALKAAEKKGIYSAGVDSDQHFIAEKSIVTSMMKNIDTVVYNLAKEFNKNGRIDMSPEELGLKENGVGLAPFTLIQLTPGDLEKLDEAKNKLIHGEIPIPEND; encoded by the coding sequence ATGTATAAATTTTTATTACTTATATTAAGTGTGTTCACCCTTGTCTTATCCGGGTGTTCTGTAAAGTCAGATCAGGCAGCGGCTGATAAAAAGGAGTACCATATCGGCATATTGCTTTCCGACACGGGGCTTGGGGACGGGTCATTCAACGATTCCGCTTTTAAAGGACTCGAAAAAGCCAGGGATGAACTCGGATTTCTTTTTGACTATAGGGAAGCTCCTAACGGAAACGAAGAGAAAGCCCTTGAAGAGCTCGTCAAACAAGGTAATGACCTGATCATCGGCCTTGGCTTTTCAGCTCAGCCTGCACTCGAAGCTGTCGCCAAAAAGCATCCGGATCAGCGCTTCGTTCTTATCGACGGGATGTCTACTGTCAAAAACATCAAGTCCATCACATTTAAAGAACAAGAAGGAAGCTTCCTTGTCGGAATGGCCGCGGCGATGACTACGAAATCCCATACAATCGGATTTATCGGAGGAGCACAAGCCCCTGTCATCCAAAAATTCAAAAACGGCTACACGGCAGGTGCTCATTATATCGATCCGAACATAAACGTCCTAGTCGATTTTGCAGATACGTTCAGCGATGACAAGAAAGGAACGGAGCTTGCTGAGAAGCAAATGAAAAACAAGGCAGACTTCCTTTACCCAGCAGCTGGTTTCACAGGAGTTGGAGCACTAAAGGCAGCTGAGAAAAAAGGCATCTATTCAGCCGGAGTCGACAGCGATCAGCATTTTATTGCCGAAAAATCGATCGTCACTTCGATGATGAAAAACATCGATACCGTCGTTTACAACTTAGCGAAAGAATTCAACAAAAATGGCCGCATCGATATGAGTCCTGAAGAGCTTGGCCTTAAAGAAAACGGCGTGGGCCTTGCACCGTTCACACTCATCCAATTGACTCCAGGAGATTTAGAAAAGCTGGATGAGGCAAAAAACAAATTGATCCACGGAGAAATTCCAATACCTGAAAATGATTAA
- a CDS encoding NupC/NupG family nucleoside CNT transporter, with the protein MDILLGILSLIGVLFLGWLLSSKKSIIPWRTILIGMVLEALFVLFVLKVPVGKTFLEKAALGVQKVIDFSNEGIQFVFGGFFDKGTHITFVFAINVLAVIIFISALISALYYLRVLPLIVRVIGVTLGKLLGTTKVETFNAVGNSFLGIVEAPLLIKPYLKFLTRSETFAVMVGGTASASGAILVGYSLMGIDMKYLLLSVFSVPLISLIMAKLMEPETEVSETNDNIKMAKTDHTNIFEAIADGAVNGVQLAINIGALLIAFIGILALVNGVLGLFHTSLSMILGYAFYPFALLVGVPVDEAFKAASIIGTKMSINEFVAYDNLTKISDQLSPKTVAILSVALCNFANLSSIGQLIVGLGSLEPSKRPLVAKLSLKAIVGGTLASFITAIFVGMFM; encoded by the coding sequence ATGGACATTTTATTAGGCATACTCAGTTTAATCGGTGTTTTATTCCTTGGCTGGCTGCTCAGCAGCAAGAAATCTATCATCCCTTGGCGCACCATCCTTATTGGAATGGTTCTGGAAGCATTATTTGTTTTATTCGTTCTGAAAGTCCCAGTCGGGAAGACTTTTTTAGAAAAAGCAGCCCTTGGGGTGCAAAAAGTCATTGATTTCAGCAATGAAGGTATCCAGTTTGTATTCGGAGGTTTCTTCGATAAAGGAACGCACATCACGTTTGTTTTTGCGATTAACGTGCTGGCGGTCATAATTTTCATCTCTGCCCTTATTTCTGCTCTTTATTATTTGCGCGTTCTTCCACTTATTGTCCGCGTCATCGGGGTCACACTTGGAAAATTGCTCGGTACAACAAAAGTGGAAACTTTCAATGCAGTCGGAAATTCATTTTTGGGAATCGTTGAAGCACCGCTTTTGATCAAGCCTTATCTTAAATTTTTGACCCGTTCTGAAACGTTCGCTGTCATGGTTGGAGGAACGGCTTCTGCGAGCGGCGCCATCCTTGTCGGCTACTCCCTGATGGGAATCGATATGAAATACCTCCTTCTTTCTGTATTCAGCGTGCCGCTCATTTCCTTGATCATGGCAAAACTGATGGAACCAGAAACAGAAGTATCCGAGACAAATGACAACATCAAAATGGCTAAGACAGATCATACGAATATCTTTGAAGCCATCGCAGACGGTGCGGTCAACGGCGTGCAGCTTGCCATCAATATCGGTGCCCTCTTGATTGCCTTCATCGGGATCCTTGCACTTGTCAACGGTGTGCTCGGACTATTCCACACAAGCCTGTCCATGATTTTGGGCTACGCATTCTACCCATTTGCATTGTTGGTCGGCGTACCGGTGGACGAAGCTTTCAAAGCCGCATCCATCATTGGAACAAAAATGTCCATCAATGAATTCGTTGCCTATGACAACCTGACTAAGATTTCCGATCAATTGTCCCCTAAAACAGTGGCGATCCTATCTGTTGCCCTTTGCAACTTCGCCAACCTGTCTTCAATCGGACAATTGATTGTCGGACTGGGTTCCCTTGAACCATCCAAACGTCCGCTTGTGGCGAAACTAAGCCTAAAAGCAATCGTCGGAGGAACACTTGCCAGCTTCATCACGGCGATCTTCGTAGGAATGTTTATGTAA
- a CDS encoding polysaccharide deacetylase family protein, whose protein sequence is MKKKLMIFAVTVLIIFLLLFGLYKLMNARTFQLFGGLIDHVDTKQKVVALTFDDGPTENVDEILPLLDQYNAKATFFLIGREMKQNPVEAEKIAQAGHQIGNHTYSHNRMIFKSPGYIRDEIEKTDKLIREAGYKGEIDVRPPNGKKIVGLPYYLWKHDRDTIMWSLEPDTYFTKVSDKLDYVKENVQPGSIILIHAMYDHTGDELKVIKEILDDLSKEGYTFVTVNELQKMSGK, encoded by the coding sequence ATGAAAAAGAAATTAATGATTTTTGCTGTCACTGTGCTGATTATTTTCTTGCTGCTTTTCGGCCTCTATAAATTGATGAACGCCCGGACATTTCAGCTGTTCGGAGGTTTGATCGATCATGTGGATACGAAGCAGAAAGTCGTCGCCCTGACATTTGACGACGGTCCGACAGAAAATGTGGATGAAATACTGCCGCTATTGGATCAGTATAACGCCAAAGCAACATTCTTCCTTATCGGCCGTGAAATGAAGCAGAATCCCGTGGAGGCAGAGAAGATTGCACAGGCCGGGCATCAAATCGGGAACCATACGTATTCGCATAACCGGATGATTTTTAAATCACCTGGCTATATTCGGGACGAGATTGAGAAAACGGATAAGTTGATCCGGGAAGCCGGCTACAAAGGAGAAATCGATGTCCGCCCACCGAATGGGAAGAAGATAGTCGGACTCCCCTACTACTTGTGGAAGCATGATAGGGATACGATTATGTGGAGCCTCGAACCGGATACTTATTTTACGAAGGTCTCTGACAAACTGGATTATGTAAAAGAAAACGTGCAGCCGGGATCGATCATCCTGATTCACGCAATGTATGACCATACTGGAGATGAACTTAAGGTTATAAAAGAGATTTTGGATGACCTTTCTAAAGAAGGGTATACATTTGTGACCGTCAATGAGCTGCAGAAGATGAGTGGAAAATAA
- the mreBH gene encoding rod-share determining protein MreBH → MFSNSEIGIDLGTANILVYSKNKGIILNEPSVVAIDTETKNVLAVGAEAKSMIGKTPGKIVAVRPLKDGVIADYDITTEMLKQIMKYAGKKLGFSIRKPNVVVCTPSGATSVERRAIHDAVKNSGAKTVHLIEEPVAAAIGADLPVDEPVANVIVDIGGGTTEVAIISYGGVVTCNTIRIGGDQMDEDIIQYVRKKYNLLIGERTAETIKMEIGYALIEHDEMTMDIRGRDLVTGLPKTIALVSSEIQTALKESLLHVLETIRATLENCPPELSGDIVDRGVILTGGGALLNGMQDWLSKEIVVPVHLAASPLESVAIGTGRSLTVIHKLQKAAR, encoded by the coding sequence ATGTTCTCAAATTCTGAAATTGGTATTGATTTAGGAACTGCAAACATTTTAGTATATAGCAAAAACAAAGGAATCATTTTAAACGAACCGTCCGTTGTGGCGATTGATACAGAAACCAAAAATGTCCTGGCTGTCGGTGCCGAGGCAAAAAGCATGATTGGGAAAACTCCTGGAAAAATCGTCGCAGTGCGTCCTTTGAAAGATGGCGTCATCGCTGATTATGACATCACTACTGAAATGCTGAAGCAAATCATGAAGTACGCCGGCAAAAAGCTTGGCTTCTCCATCCGCAAGCCAAATGTCGTTGTATGTACTCCATCCGGAGCTACGTCTGTTGAGCGCCGCGCTATCCATGATGCGGTTAAAAACAGCGGTGCTAAAACAGTCCATCTTATCGAAGAACCTGTAGCGGCTGCCATCGGTGCAGATCTTCCGGTTGATGAGCCTGTTGCCAACGTGATTGTTGACATCGGCGGAGGTACAACGGAAGTAGCGATCATTTCTTACGGCGGTGTGGTCACTTGCAATACCATCCGTATCGGCGGAGACCAAATGGACGAAGATATCATTCAATACGTCCGTAAAAAATACAACCTCCTCATCGGGGAAAGAACGGCTGAAACAATCAAAATGGAAATCGGCTACGCATTGATCGAACATGATGAAATGACAATGGACATCCGCGGACGCGACCTTGTTACAGGTCTTCCAAAGACGATTGCCCTTGTATCATCTGAAATTCAAACTGCATTGAAAGAATCATTGCTTCATGTTCTTGAAACAATCCGTGCTACACTGGAAAACTGTCCTCCAGAATTAAGCGGCGACATCGTTGACCGCGGAGTTATCCTGACAGGCGGCGGTGCGCTCTTAAACGGCATGCAGGATTGGTTGAGCAAAGAAATCGTCGTTCCTGTACACCTTGCAGCAAGCCCATTGGAATCCGTTGCTATCGGAACAGGACGTTCATTAACAGTGATCCACAAACTTCAAAAAGCAGCACGATAA
- a CDS encoding methyl-accepting chemotaxis protein — translation MNLRIRLNLLGLIPLVLAILMIFFITSQVMLIQNSSKNDAGILVGVEKFRGDLTSTKQGLSNYSFNPSDANLAEAKTSLDNSNASLQSLTKQLKAPEQKALLKKISEKYTELSNESSKALENQNKPAVNRQAMRVSGILNDVFLLNKQANELYKANLDKTKAKIGFIILFSIIGSILLVVLSLILSWVLSNRIVKPVNTMVKNAERVAQGDLSIQMESGKPQSKYELDKLAAAFSQMVMNLRDTVQSIEKVGEDVQEFAEGVTKQMFNLTEISNQVAASTEELSKGSQSMSDEIQSTAIHTSVMREAFEQNVQESLESLSKSKEALESVEIGKQSLTKQKSLSDQMAQSSSEISQAVAEFRNYTGQIEDAAVSVNQIAEQTNLLALNAAIEAARAGEAGKGFAVVAEEVRKLAEDSSKATKLITDMVKNIKDGIQHVIGAAQNGQEISVDQVHSMEETGQSFESISTSVNSIFSQLNELVSKLQDSSHKSSDILAAIENISAVTEEAAAGTEEISASTDEQLRSFNHLNELISTLHQMTENMKKEMDKFTL, via the coding sequence ATGAACCTTCGCATTCGTTTGAATTTACTGGGACTCATTCCATTGGTGCTCGCGATTCTCATGATTTTTTTCATTACTTCCCAGGTCATGCTTATTCAAAATTCCTCTAAAAACGATGCTGGCATCCTTGTCGGCGTCGAAAAATTCAGAGGTGATTTGACCAGCACAAAGCAAGGGTTGTCCAATTATTCGTTCAACCCATCCGATGCCAATTTGGCAGAAGCCAAAACGAGCTTAGACAATAGCAATGCATCCCTTCAGTCCCTTACAAAACAATTGAAGGCGCCTGAACAAAAAGCACTGTTGAAGAAAATCAGCGAAAAATACACGGAGTTGTCAAACGAATCGTCCAAAGCACTGGAGAACCAAAATAAACCTGCTGTAAACCGTCAGGCCATGCGTGTTTCCGGTATTTTGAATGATGTTTTTCTCTTGAATAAGCAGGCAAATGAGCTGTACAAAGCCAATCTTGATAAAACAAAGGCCAAAATCGGCTTCATTATCCTGTTTTCCATCATTGGAAGCATCCTGTTAGTCGTTCTTTCCCTGATCTTATCGTGGGTTCTATCCAACCGCATTGTCAAACCGGTCAACACAATGGTTAAAAATGCGGAACGAGTGGCGCAAGGCGATCTTTCCATCCAGATGGAGTCCGGAAAGCCGCAATCCAAATATGAATTGGACAAGCTTGCAGCAGCTTTCTCCCAAATGGTCATGAACCTCCGCGATACGGTACAGTCCATCGAAAAAGTCGGAGAAGACGTCCAGGAATTTGCTGAAGGTGTAACAAAGCAAATGTTCAACCTGACGGAAATCAGCAATCAAGTCGCAGCTTCAACTGAAGAGCTCTCCAAAGGGAGCCAGTCCATGTCAGATGAAATCCAGTCAACTGCCATTCATACTTCAGTCATGCGTGAAGCATTTGAACAAAATGTACAAGAGAGCCTCGAATCCTTATCGAAAAGCAAGGAAGCCCTCGAGTCAGTGGAAATTGGGAAGCAATCTCTTACAAAACAGAAGTCCCTTTCAGATCAAATGGCTCAGTCTTCTTCCGAAATCAGCCAGGCTGTGGCAGAATTCAGAAATTATACGGGCCAGATAGAAGATGCAGCAGTTTCTGTCAATCAGATTGCAGAGCAGACGAACCTTCTTGCCCTCAACGCTGCGATTGAAGCTGCCCGTGCAGGGGAAGCTGGAAAAGGATTCGCCGTTGTGGCTGAAGAAGTCCGCAAGCTTGCAGAGGATTCCTCCAAAGCGACTAAATTGATCACAGATATGGTAAAGAACATTAAGGATGGGATTCAGCACGTCATCGGCGCCGCGCAAAACGGCCAGGAAATCTCCGTCGACCAGGTTCATTCCATGGAAGAAACGGGCCAATCGTTCGAATCGATTTCCACTTCGGTCAATTCGATATTCAGCCAATTGAATGAACTCGTTTCTAAACTCCAGGATTCAAGCCACAAAAGCAGCGACATCCTGGCAGCCATTGAAAACATCAGTGCCGTGACTGAAGAGGCGGCAGCCGGCACCGAAGAAATTTCTGCTTCTACAGATGAACAGCTTCGCTCATTCAATCACTTGAATGAACTGATCAGCACCCTCCACCAAATGACGGAGAATATGAAAAAAGAAATGGATAAATTCACCCTTTAA
- a CDS encoding acyl-CoA thioesterase, with protein MREKKFMRDTLAIKTSHVLPPDTNHHGTLFGGKLMAYIDDIASISAYRLARNPVVTASTDSVDFLEPIRGGDAVTLEAMVTWTGRSSMEVFVKVTSERLLTGEKAVAALSFLTFVALDENGKPAPVPQIVPETQEELWLNETALRRAEHRKTRKNESAELARFFARE; from the coding sequence ATGAGAGAAAAAAAATTCATGAGGGACACATTGGCCATAAAGACGAGCCACGTTCTTCCCCCAGACACCAATCATCATGGAACACTATTTGGCGGTAAGCTGATGGCTTACATAGATGATATTGCTTCCATCAGTGCATATAGATTGGCGCGCAATCCGGTCGTTACAGCTTCGACTGACTCCGTCGACTTCCTTGAGCCCATCCGCGGCGGTGATGCCGTTACGCTTGAGGCCATGGTCACATGGACTGGCAGAAGCTCCATGGAAGTTTTCGTGAAAGTGACTTCGGAGAGATTGCTCACTGGCGAAAAAGCAGTCGCTGCCCTCTCCTTCCTGACATTCGTAGCACTCGACGAAAACGGAAAGCCTGCTCCTGTTCCTCAGATTGTTCCGGAAACTCAGGAAGAACTTTGGCTCAATGAAACTGCGCTCAGACGTGCAGAGCACCGCAAGACCCGCAAAAACGAAAGCGCAGAGCTTGCACGATTCTTTGCAAGAGAATAG
- the hutH gene encoding histidine ammonia-lyase: MVELNGSTLTLKDIKAVLFDKAMVSASPASMERVVKSRAAVDRIVEQQKVVYGINTGFGKFSDVLINAEDVEELQLNLIHSHACGVGEPFPEEVSRAMLLLRANALIKGYSGVRPVIIERLIDLINAEIHPVIPQQGSLGASGDLAPLSHLALVLMGEGEVFYKGERIPGIQALSKEGIAPIVLQAKEGLALINGTQAMTAMGVVNYLEAEQVALESEMIASITMEALRGIMDAFDEDVHLARGYSQQTEVAKRIREYLSDSGLTTSQGEIRVQDAYSLRCIPQVHGASWQALDYVKEKLEIEINAATDNPLIFDDGAKIISGGNFHGQPIALAMDFMKIAVAELANISERRIERLVNPQLNDLPPFLSPQPGLQSGAMIMQYAAASLVSENKTLAHPASVDSIPSSANQEDHVSMGTIGSRHAHQIIQNARRVLAIELICALQGAEFQGVEKMASRTRVFYDKSREIVPSITKDRIFSKDIEAAAVWLKELDWAAYGLTRAEAKA; encoded by the coding sequence ATGGTGGAATTAAACGGCAGCACATTGACATTAAAGGATATTAAGGCGGTTCTTTTTGACAAGGCAATGGTTTCAGCTTCTCCGGCAAGCATGGAGCGGGTGGTGAAAAGCAGGGCAGCGGTGGACCGGATTGTCGAGCAGCAGAAGGTCGTCTATGGCATCAATACTGGTTTTGGAAAATTCAGCGATGTCCTCATCAATGCTGAGGATGTGGAAGAATTGCAGCTGAATTTAATCCACTCCCATGCATGCGGAGTAGGGGAGCCGTTTCCGGAAGAAGTGTCGAGAGCGATGCTCCTTTTGCGCGCCAATGCCTTGATCAAAGGGTATTCCGGAGTGCGTCCTGTCATCATTGAACGGTTGATTGACCTGATCAATGCGGAGATTCATCCGGTGATCCCGCAGCAGGGTTCTTTGGGGGCAAGCGGGGATCTTGCACCGCTTTCCCACTTAGCTCTTGTTCTGATGGGGGAAGGGGAAGTTTTTTATAAAGGGGAAAGGATCCCTGGGATACAGGCGCTGTCCAAAGAAGGAATTGCCCCAATTGTGCTTCAGGCAAAAGAAGGGTTGGCTTTGATCAATGGAACCCAAGCTATGACGGCAATGGGTGTGGTCAATTACCTCGAGGCAGAGCAGGTGGCGCTCGAGAGTGAAATGATTGCTTCAATTACAATGGAAGCACTTCGCGGAATTATGGATGCATTTGATGAAGATGTCCATTTGGCACGGGGCTATTCGCAGCAGACAGAAGTGGCAAAGAGGATCAGGGAGTATCTGTCCGACAGCGGATTGACCACGTCGCAAGGGGAAATCAGGGTGCAGGATGCCTATTCCTTAAGATGCATCCCGCAGGTCCATGGAGCTTCCTGGCAGGCGCTTGATTATGTGAAAGAAAAGCTGGAGATCGAAATCAATGCGGCGACAGACAACCCGTTGATATTTGACGATGGCGCGAAAATTATTTCCGGGGGGAACTTTCACGGGCAGCCGATTGCTCTAGCCATGGACTTCATGAAAATTGCGGTCGCAGAACTCGCCAATATTTCCGAGCGGAGAATCGAGCGGCTGGTGAATCCGCAGCTGAATGATCTGCCGCCATTTTTGAGCCCACAGCCCGGTCTGCAATCAGGAGCCATGATCATGCAATACGCGGCAGCTTCACTTGTTTCGGAAAACAAAACGCTGGCTCATCCGGCAAGCGTCGATTCCATCCCGTCATCTGCCAATCAGGAGGACCATGTCAGTATGGGGACGATCGGTTCGAGGCATGCCCATCAAATTATCCAGAATGCGCGGAGGGTCCTCGCCATTGAACTGATCTGTGCACTCCAGGGAGCAGAATTCCAAGGAGTAGAGAAAATGGCGAGCAGGACGAGAGTGTTTTATGACAAATCGCGCGAGATCGTCCCTTCGATTACAAAGGACCGCATATTCTCCAAGGACATCGAAGCGGCTGCTGTTTGGCTGAAGGAGCTGGACTGGGCGGCGTATGGTTTGACTCGAGCGGAAGCGAAGGCTTAA